A genomic window from Klebsiella quasipneumoniae subsp. quasipneumoniae includes:
- a CDS encoding ester cyclase: protein MKLIDKMLPAGRGVAVARTLARRGLTRRRCATALLLAGISGSAFSAPQGLLKPAQLIVDSGLPPATRVANEYVARQYATFWNTGDDALARAALAENFIDKTPPEGRRQGPEGAILASRAFRQAVPDLRCDVEQMIVAGDRVVSHLHFHGHFTGTFGTRKGKGQNIDFIATDIYQISGGKIAANWHIEDNLTLMKQLGTQ, encoded by the coding sequence TCGACAAAATGTTACCTGCCGGGCGTGGTGTCGCTGTTGCCCGCACGCTGGCCAGGCGCGGCCTCACGCGCCGTCGCTGCGCCACCGCGCTGCTGCTTGCCGGGATATCCGGCTCCGCGTTTTCAGCCCCGCAGGGTTTGCTGAAGCCAGCCCAGCTCATCGTTGATAGCGGCCTTCCCCCTGCCACACGCGTCGCCAATGAATATGTCGCCAGGCAATACGCCACGTTCTGGAATACCGGCGATGACGCGCTGGCCCGGGCGGCGCTGGCGGAGAATTTCATCGATAAAACGCCCCCGGAAGGGCGCCGACAAGGGCCGGAAGGAGCGATCCTCGCCTCCAGAGCGTTTCGCCAGGCGGTGCCGGATTTACGCTGTGATGTCGAACAAATGATCGTGGCCGGTGACCGGGTGGTCTCACACTTACATTTCCATGGCCACTTTACCGGGACCTTCGGCACCCGGAAGGGGAAGGGACAAAATATCGATTTTATCGCCACCGATATCTATCAGATCAGCGGCGGTAAAATTGCCGCCAACTGGCATATTGAAGATAACCTGACGCTGATGAAACAGCTGGGCACGCAATAA